A window of the Roseovarius bejariae genome harbors these coding sequences:
- a CDS encoding helix-turn-helix domain-containing protein, with product MDMRKLIGRNFARLRKEKGLTQEQLEERSGFSQQYLSGLEQGRRNPTIITLYELSQALDVNFMDLVRPDDGQR from the coding sequence ATGGATATGCGCAAGCTGATCGGGCGGAACTTTGCCCGCTTGAGAAAGGAAAAGGGTCTGACGCAGGAGCAGCTGGAAGAGCGCTCCGGGTTCAGTCAGCAGTATTTAAGCGGACTGGAACAGGGCCGGCGCAACCCGACCATCATAACGCTGTACGAACTGTCACAGGCGTTGGATGTCAATTTCATGGATCTGGTCAGGCCCGATGATGGACAACGGTAG
- a CDS encoding Tn3 family transposase encodes MPRRSILTARQRAALFDLPTDEATILYHYTLADDDLEFIRTRRHARNRLGFALQLCAFRYPGRLLASGEVIPEAVSRFIAAQLGEEMEELSHYAETDVTRRRHLVDLRQVYGFRMFSGHRARELKAWLAGEAENATTNHDLACRLVDECRQTKTVLPGISVIERLCADALVAAERQIDSTIVARLEEPMKARLDALLTDMVEGKVSRFVWLRQFEVGQNSADATRLLDRLEFLQEINLSTDILAGVPPHRVTRLQRQGERYFADGLRDISSNRRLAIIAVCVIAWRAALADAVIETHDRIVGRTWQGAKKLCEAKIVDAKTAVQDTLRAFKSLGAALLDARSDGAPLDQATELACGWERLEGLVATAAELTDTMAADPLAHVGQGYHRFRRYAPRMLRTLGIQAAGATASLLQASTLIADDQRPGERPVGFLRRGSKWHRHLNAQEEDGHRLWEVAVLFHLREAFRSGDVWVPHSRRYSDLNQAFVPAEAVKDISGLAVPLDPEAWLSDRKARMTDGLARLAKAARAGAIPGGSIENGILKLDRLSAAVPDEADELVLDLYDRLPAIRITELMQEVDADIGFTETFISAQTGAPCKDQIGMLTVLLAEGLNLGLSKMAEATNTHDYFQLSRLSRWHVESDAINQALAMVIEAQSRLPMARFWGGGMTASSDGQFFPAARQGESMNLINAKYGSEPGLKAYTHVSDQFGPFATQNIPATVSEAPYILDGLLMNEAGRKITEQYADTGGFTDHVFAVTSLLGFRFIPRIRDLPSRRIYLFDPASAPNELRSLIGGKIREGVVVQNWPGVLRSAATMVTGVIPPSQLLKKFAAYPRQHELALALREIGRVERTLFIIEWLLDADMQRRAQIGLNKGEAHHALKNALRIGRQGEIRDRTAEGQHYRMAGLNLLAAIIIYWNTKHLGQAVAARQRAGRNCAPALLAHISPLGWAHILLTGEYRWRR; translated from the coding sequence ATGCCAAGACGCTCTATTCTGACCGCGCGCCAACGTGCGGCGCTGTTCGATCTGCCAACAGACGAAGCCACCATCCTCTACCACTACACACTGGCGGACGATGACCTCGAATTCATTCGAACCCGTCGCCATGCACGCAATCGCCTCGGCTTTGCCCTTCAGCTTTGTGCGTTCCGGTATCCTGGCCGACTGCTGGCGTCGGGTGAAGTCATTCCGGAGGCCGTCAGTCGCTTCATCGCCGCACAGCTTGGCGAAGAGATGGAAGAGCTTTCCCATTACGCCGAGACCGACGTAACGCGGCGAAGGCATCTGGTCGACTTGCGTCAGGTCTATGGCTTCAGGATGTTCTCCGGTCACCGCGCACGCGAGCTGAAGGCCTGGCTGGCGGGTGAGGCAGAGAACGCGACCACCAATCATGATTTGGCCTGCCGGTTGGTCGATGAGTGCCGCCAGACCAAAACTGTCCTGCCGGGTATATCCGTCATCGAGCGCCTCTGCGCGGATGCGCTTGTCGCGGCGGAACGCCAGATCGACAGCACCATCGTAGCCCGGCTGGAGGAGCCGATGAAAGCCCGCCTTGATGCCCTGCTTACGGATATGGTCGAGGGCAAGGTCAGCCGGTTCGTCTGGCTGCGCCAATTCGAGGTGGGTCAGAACTCGGCCGATGCCACCCGCCTGCTCGACCGGCTGGAATTCCTGCAGGAGATAAACCTTTCGACTGATATCCTCGCGGGGGTTCCACCCCATCGGGTGACCCGCCTGCAACGTCAGGGGGAACGCTATTTTGCCGATGGCCTCCGCGACATCAGTAGTAATCGCCGACTGGCCATCATCGCGGTCTGCGTGATCGCATGGCGTGCGGCGCTTGCAGATGCAGTGATCGAGACCCACGACCGGATTGTCGGCAGGACATGGCAGGGGGCCAAAAAGCTCTGCGAGGCCAAGATCGTTGACGCAAAGACGGCGGTGCAGGACACCCTGCGCGCCTTCAAGTCCCTTGGTGCCGCCTTGCTCGACGCCAGAAGCGATGGCGCGCCCTTGGATCAGGCGACGGAGCTGGCCTGCGGGTGGGAGCGGCTTGAAGGGTTGGTTGCCACCGCCGCCGAGCTGACCGACACGATGGCCGCTGACCCCTTGGCCCATGTTGGCCAAGGCTATCACCGGTTCCGGCGCTATGCCCCGCGCATGCTGCGCACGTTGGGTATCCAGGCGGCGGGTGCCACTGCGTCCTTGCTGCAGGCCAGTACGTTGATCGCGGACGATCAGAGACCCGGGGAACGACCGGTTGGCTTCCTGCGGCGCGGCTCCAAATGGCATCGCCATCTGAATGCCCAGGAGGAAGATGGCCACCGCCTCTGGGAAGTGGCGGTGTTGTTCCATCTGCGGGAAGCGTTCCGCTCTGGCGATGTCTGGGTGCCTCACTCCCGGCGCTACAGCGATCTGAATCAGGCTTTTGTTCCCGCCGAGGCGGTGAAGGACATATCAGGACTGGCCGTGCCGCTTGATCCGGAAGCCTGGCTTTCTGACCGCAAGGCACGCATGACCGACGGCCTGGCGCGGTTGGCCAAGGCGGCGCGTGCCGGAGCCATCCCCGGTGGATCGATCGAAAACGGTATCCTGAAACTCGACCGCCTGAGCGCTGCGGTGCCGGACGAGGCGGACGAGCTGGTGCTCGATCTCTACGACCGACTGCCCGCCATACGGATCACCGAGCTGATGCAGGAGGTCGATGCGGATATCGGCTTCACGGAAACCTTCATCAGTGCGCAAACCGGCGCTCCCTGCAAAGACCAGATCGGCATGCTGACGGTGTTGTTGGCTGAGGGTTTGAACCTCGGGCTCAGCAAGATGGCCGAGGCAACCAATACCCATGATTACTTCCAGCTTTCCCGTCTGTCACGATGGCATGTGGAAAGCGACGCCATCAATCAGGCCCTCGCCATGGTGATCGAGGCGCAATCCCGGCTGCCCATGGCAAGGTTTTGGGGCGGTGGCATGACCGCCTCCAGCGACGGGCAATTCTTCCCCGCCGCTCGGCAGGGCGAATCCATGAACCTCATCAACGCGAAATACGGCTCCGAGCCGGGGCTTAAAGCCTACACCCATGTCTCCGATCAGTTCGGCCCTTTCGCGACCCAGAACATTCCCGCCACCGTGAGCGAGGCACCCTACATCCTGGACGGGCTGTTGATGAACGAGGCGGGGCGGAAGATCACAGAGCAATATGCTGACACCGGCGGGTTCACCGATCACGTCTTTGCCGTAACCTCGCTGCTTGGGTTCCGGTTCATCCCGCGTATCCGTGACCTGCCATCCAGACGGATCTACCTCTTCGACCCGGCGTCAGCGCCAAACGAATTGCGCAGCCTGATCGGTGGCAAGATCCGCGAGGGCGTTGTGGTCCAGAACTGGCCCGGTGTGCTGCGGTCTGCCGCCACGATGGTGACGGGTGTCATACCGCCCAGTCAGTTGCTCAAGAAGTTCGCCGCCTATCCGCGCCAGCACGAGTTAGCTCTGGCGCTCCGCGAAATCGGCCGCGTCGAGCGCACCCTCTTCATCATCGAGTGGCTCCTCGACGCCGACATGCAGCGGCGGGCCCAGATTGGCCTGAATAAGGGCGAGGCACATCACGCTCTGAAAAACGCCCTGCGCATCGGGCGGCAGGGCGAAATCCGGGATCGTACCGCTGAAGGGCAGCACTACCGCATGGCCGGTCTCAACCTGCTCGCTGCCATTATCATCTACTGGAACACCAAGCACCTCGGTCAGGCCGTCGCTGCGCGGCAGCGGGCCGGGCGGAATTGCGCCCCCGCTCTGCTGGCGCATATCTCCCCGCTCGGATGGGCCCACATCCTGCTCACCGGCGAATACCGGTGGCGGCGGTAA
- a CDS encoding recombinase family protein has protein sequence MNNRAAIYARVSTSDQSCERQVAELTAFAERGGYDVVGMFKETASGASANRAARNQILNLAQARHIDAILVSELSRWGRSTQDLLDTLNRLAGWKVSVVAMNGMTFELDTPHGRMMATMLAGIAQFERDLLSERVKSGLAAARARGKKLGRQPGQRPKSDKLAPKVLQAVQDGRSYRWIARDLGISKNTVTDIVKRHRDHA, from the coding sequence ATGAACAACCGTGCAGCCATCTACGCCAGAGTTTCTACTTCTGATCAGTCCTGTGAGCGGCAGGTCGCGGAACTGACCGCATTTGCGGAACGCGGCGGCTATGACGTTGTCGGCATGTTCAAGGAAACGGCCTCCGGGGCCTCAGCCAATCGCGCCGCCCGCAATCAGATCCTCAATCTCGCGCAGGCCCGGCATATAGACGCCATTCTGGTCAGCGAGCTTTCCCGGTGGGGGCGCTCCACTCAGGACCTGCTCGATACCCTCAATCGGCTCGCAGGCTGGAAGGTCTCGGTCGTGGCTATGAACGGCATGACCTTCGAACTCGACACGCCACATGGGCGGATGATGGCCACAATGCTCGCAGGGATTGCCCAGTTCGAGCGCGACCTTCTCAGCGAGCGTGTGAAATCCGGTCTCGCCGCTGCACGGGCCCGCGGCAAAAAGCTTGGGCGACAGCCGGGACAGCGACCCAAGTCTGATAAGCTAGCCCCGAAGGTGCTGCAGGCCGTTCAAGACGGCAGATCATACCGATGGATTGCGCGCGATCTCGGCATTTCCAAAAACACCGTCACTGACATCGTTAAACGGCACAGAGATCACGCTTAG
- a CDS encoding relaxase/mobilization nuclease domain-containing protein, producing MIGEAIKKEGEKGSGGGADAFKPGVAYVCGKATRVALRNLASRDWQNAAGDMRLTSELNSRVRKPYYHLVLSWHELEQPTDDQMVAAADHMIRSLGLEEHQIVIGTHHDTMRRHVHLVCNTVHPITGKVWSKSNDHLRIEKACREIELAQGWSHDRGRFVFDVSADGAVELKPNPAAWDKKKAARDAGQRPKTSGARKFEKSTGIETFEHSIPAALKARFAQVVGTAQDWEGLHAALGELGLRYYKAGSGARIGILGSDEFAKASAFGSKFSIRKMVAALGAYKDPEGAYVNDLKEDHKGIESISGVVWKEDRKATASSAFKLTLLRRIYCDLHLNPAVSDAIRFVDLQDVPPQITFRDNATLVDHGSRLSTSRSTHETRAAMIAIAKAKGWSSVKFSGSPDFVRLASLEAARAGLPVHGAPQDIQTQCDAILDRLERQQCRIEAEARAGQQAAHEATVDRKQGIRVNDAERAEAAARVDVRTAEVRAVIDAIGPGRDPVRTALRTVARQEEKRIKAELPDRRSVSNPQAAPDADRRGSSTHRRIARAVKENDHHELDRMRTVHINEIASRGGWSYDPKHKDGHNDPQGRDRRTYVRGGETIKATRKGSLWVWTNNKTGASGSVIDLWLSDNAGSTLGDARKAFREIMGTDTPMLVPPAAPRLGDTPQDHTEARRRWEEAPYIDDHRTYAEDRGISKATLHRFQEDVRCGAFGGIYFAHRNPETGDIQGFEQRWEKDGQKNAARFAKGGLKTVSVLGNSKTATRMVIFEGGLDALALAEFEDRHDTIYVSTGGGFGPKTEAALLKLAEGLQALSGFDNDAAGEALHRRLTGLLPRATRLAPPSQVEGAKKVCKDWLDVLNASKGVLSPTMSSSGLAAHSESAGLAEQSVQAPHLREPEMPEFG from the coding sequence ATGATCGGCGAGGCCATCAAGAAAGAAGGGGAGAAAGGGTCCGGTGGCGGCGCAGATGCCTTCAAGCCCGGCGTGGCATATGTCTGCGGCAAGGCCACCCGGGTCGCACTGCGCAACCTCGCCTCACGCGACTGGCAGAACGCGGCTGGGGACATGCGCCTCACGTCAGAGCTGAACAGCAGAGTCCGGAAACCATATTACCATTTGGTCCTCAGTTGGCATGAGCTGGAGCAGCCGACGGATGACCAGATGGTCGCGGCGGCCGACCATATGATCCGAAGCCTCGGGCTGGAGGAACATCAGATCGTCATCGGGACACATCACGACACGATGCGGCGGCATGTGCATCTGGTCTGCAACACGGTTCACCCCATCACCGGAAAGGTATGGTCGAAATCCAACGACCATCTTCGGATCGAGAAGGCCTGCCGGGAAATCGAGCTGGCACAAGGCTGGTCACATGACCGGGGCCGGTTCGTGTTCGATGTGTCTGCCGATGGCGCGGTCGAGTTGAAGCCCAACCCGGCGGCCTGGGACAAGAAGAAGGCTGCCCGGGACGCCGGGCAGAGGCCAAAAACCTCCGGCGCCCGAAAGTTTGAGAAATCAACCGGGATCGAGACATTCGAGCACAGCATCCCGGCCGCTCTGAAGGCTCGATTTGCACAGGTCGTTGGTACCGCGCAGGACTGGGAGGGTCTTCACGCGGCCCTCGGAGAGCTTGGGTTGCGCTATTACAAGGCGGGGTCCGGCGCGCGGATCGGCATTCTGGGAAGCGACGAATTCGCAAAAGCGTCAGCGTTCGGATCGAAGTTTTCCATCCGTAAGATGGTGGCCGCCCTTGGGGCATATAAAGATCCGGAAGGCGCATACGTCAATGATCTCAAAGAGGATCACAAGGGCATCGAAAGCATATCCGGGGTGGTCTGGAAAGAGGACCGCAAAGCGACCGCATCATCGGCGTTCAAGCTGACGCTCTTGCGCCGCATCTACTGCGATCTCCATCTCAATCCCGCCGTGTCTGACGCAATACGTTTTGTCGATCTGCAGGATGTGCCTCCTCAGATCACGTTCCGGGATAACGCAACATTGGTCGATCATGGCAGCCGTCTCTCGACATCGCGTAGCACCCACGAGACGCGCGCGGCCATGATCGCGATCGCAAAAGCCAAGGGGTGGTCCTCGGTGAAGTTCTCCGGTTCACCTGACTTCGTGCGTCTTGCGTCTCTCGAGGCCGCCCGTGCAGGTCTCCCCGTGCATGGTGCCCCGCAGGACATTCAGACGCAGTGTGATGCGATCCTGGACCGGCTGGAGCGCCAACAGTGCCGGATCGAGGCCGAGGCCCGGGCCGGGCAGCAAGCGGCCCATGAGGCCACTGTAGACCGCAAGCAGGGGATCCGGGTGAATGACGCGGAGCGGGCAGAGGCCGCAGCCCGGGTCGATGTCAGGACCGCCGAGGTCAGAGCCGTGATCGATGCCATCGGCCCCGGGCGTGATCCCGTCCGGACGGCCTTGCGGACTGTGGCGCGCCAGGAAGAGAAGCGGATCAAAGCAGAGCTGCCGGATCGCCGGAGCGTCTCGAACCCGCAAGCCGCCCCGGACGCGGATCGCAGAGGCAGTAGCACACATCGTCGGATCGCAAGAGCGGTCAAAGAGAACGATCATCACGAGTTGGACCGGATGCGGACGGTCCACATCAACGAGATCGCCTCGCGCGGTGGCTGGTCCTATGACCCCAAACACAAGGACGGGCATAACGACCCGCAGGGCCGGGATCGCCGGACCTATGTGCGCGGTGGCGAGACAATCAAGGCGACGCGGAAAGGGTCGCTCTGGGTCTGGACGAATAACAAGACGGGCGCATCCGGATCGGTCATCGATCTTTGGCTATCCGACAATGCGGGATCGACACTTGGCGATGCGCGCAAGGCGTTCCGCGAGATCATGGGCACTGACACACCGATGCTCGTGCCCCCAGCAGCGCCGCGCCTGGGCGACACCCCTCAAGACCACACCGAGGCCCGGCGCCGATGGGAGGAAGCACCTTATATCGACGATCACCGGACCTACGCAGAGGATCGGGGCATCTCGAAAGCGACCCTGCACCGCTTCCAGGAGGATGTGCGCTGTGGCGCTTTTGGCGGCATATACTTCGCGCATCGCAACCCCGAGACCGGAGATATTCAGGGGTTCGAACAGCGGTGGGAGAAGGATGGTCAGAAGAACGCTGCGCGCTTTGCCAAAGGCGGCCTGAAGACCGTCTCGGTCCTCGGTAATTCAAAAACCGCGACACGCATGGTGATCTTTGAAGGTGGTCTGGACGCCCTCGCACTTGCAGAATTTGAGGACCGGCACGACACGATCTACGTCAGCACAGGCGGCGGGTTCGGGCCAAAGACGGAGGCCGCCCTTCTCAAGCTCGCTGAGGGCCTGCAGGCGCTGTCAGGCTTCGATAATGACGCGGCAGGGGAGGCACTTCACAGGCGGCTCACCGGGCTCCTGCCCCGCGCCACGCGTCTTGCGCCGCCATCGCAGGTCGAGGGCGCAAAGAAGGTCTGTAAGGACTGGCTCGATGTTCTCAATGCGTCCAAGGGTGTACTTTCGCCAACCATGTCGTCGAGCGGTCTTGCGGCTCACAGTGAAAGTGCGGGCCTTGCCGAGCAGTCGGTGCAGGCACCGCATTTGCGTGAACCCGAGATGCCGGAATTTGGCTGA
- a CDS encoding transposase, whose translation MSKRKNHSPEFKAKVALEALKGERTVAELASQFGVHPTMIHSWKRALLEGASGVFERGGKKPPEIDEEQVKELHAKIGELAVANDFLSRKLKPWIGK comes from the coding sequence ATGTCGAAACGGAAGAACCATTCGCCCGAGTTCAAAGCGAAAGTCGCGCTTGAGGCTTTGAAGGGTGAGCGGACTGTTGCTGAGCTGGCGAGCCAGTTTGGCGTTCACCCAACGATGATCCACAGCTGGAAACGGGCGCTTCTGGAAGGCGCGTCCGGCGTGTTCGAGCGTGGCGGAAAGAAGCCCCCAGAGATCGACGAGGAGCAAGTCAAAGAACTGCACGCGAAGATCGGGGAGCTGGCCGTCGCCAACGATTTTTTGTCACGAAAGCTCAAGCCGTGGATCGGCAAGTGA
- a CDS encoding GNAT family N-acetyltransferase, whose product MTATTRPLRREDHARWRELWTGYLEFYGSSVPDEVYDTTFERLLDSERPQQCAFVAETGGEVIGLVHVVYHAHNWRVEDVCYIQDLYVDPKVRSTGAGRALIEAVYDAADANGTPSVYWMTQDFNETARKLYDRIATVTPFIKYQR is encoded by the coding sequence ATGACAGCAACAACGCGTCCGCTCCGTCGCGAGGATCACGCCCGCTGGCGCGAGCTTTGGACCGGCTACCTAGAGTTTTACGGATCGTCGGTCCCCGACGAGGTGTATGACACGACGTTCGAACGGCTTTTGGATTCGGAGCGGCCGCAGCAATGCGCCTTTGTCGCCGAGACCGGCGGCGAGGTGATCGGCTTGGTCCACGTGGTCTATCACGCCCACAACTGGCGCGTCGAAGACGTGTGTTACATTCAGGATCTCTATGTCGATCCGAAGGTGCGAAGCACGGGCGCGGGCCGCGCGCTGATCGAAGCGGTCTATGACGCGGCGGATGCCAATGGTACCCCAAGCGTTTACTGGATGACGCAGGATTTCAACGAAACGGCGCGCAAGCTCTATGACCGCATCGCGACCGTGACGCCCTTCATCAAGTACCAGCGCTAG
- a CDS encoding FAD-dependent oxidoreductase, which produces MPVLNVLVAGAGINGLLSAFMLTRAGARVTLCDADDIPNTANASHGAHRLIHPWQNGDMAPEVARALALWRDLLSEVDCDGFEETGVLVAGPGPVGHGAAAAPSDRLPGSDRFAMRRLFPTFGVLMAAEIQTALVRWLVSRDVRLMPRAAVTRIDAQSGTVRIDGAGQERFDAVVLAAGPGLAGFADQFGLGPVRSWRCHVVYAPPDAPEVPAVAWADLGGRDMWGMSALRGYPAKFGCGALSHSAGRPGPDADEVRKALADAYVAIHPVYEFLYRGRVATNAWTAVDGTRRLRRHGRCLVVTSDNGGGFKYAPLVATDVCRMVSGLLAA; this is translated from the coding sequence GTGCCGGTCTTGAACGTGCTTGTTGCCGGTGCGGGGATCAACGGCCTGTTGTCGGCATTCATGCTGACCCGCGCGGGGGCGCGGGTCACGCTCTGTGATGCCGACGACATCCCCAACACCGCCAACGCCTCGCACGGCGCGCACCGGTTGATACACCCGTGGCAGAACGGTGACATGGCGCCGGAAGTCGCCCGCGCACTGGCGCTTTGGCGTGACCTTCTGTCCGAGGTAGACTGTGACGGGTTCGAGGAAACCGGAGTCCTGGTGGCCGGCCCGGGTCCGGTCGGGCACGGTGCGGCAGCCGCGCCGTCCGACCGGTTGCCGGGCAGTGACCGGTTCGCGATGCGGCGGCTGTTTCCGACGTTCGGCGTTCTCATGGCCGCCGAAATCCAGACCGCGCTTGTCCGTTGGCTGGTCTCTCGCGACGTGCGGTTGATGCCACGCGCGGCGGTGACACGGATCGACGCGCAAAGCGGCACGGTTCGGATCGACGGCGCGGGGCAAGAGCGGTTTGACGCGGTCGTTCTGGCCGCCGGGCCGGGGTTGGCCGGATTTGCGGACCAATTCGGTCTGGGGCCGGTCCGCTCATGGCGCTGCCACGTGGTCTATGCCCCGCCGGATGCGCCCGAGGTGCCTGCTGTGGCTTGGGCCGATCTGGGCGGCCGTGACATGTGGGGTATGTCGGCGCTAAGGGGCTATCCGGCGAAATTCGGCTGTGGTGCCCTGAGCCATTCGGCCGGCCGGCCGGGCCCGGATGCGGACGAGGTGCGGAAAGCTTTGGCCGATGCCTACGTCGCGATCCACCCGGTCTACGAATTCCTGTACCGGGGCCGGGTGGCGACGAATGCCTGGACCGCAGTCGACGGCACGCGGCGCCTTCGTCGTCACGGCCGATGCCTTGTCGTCACTTCCGACAACGGCGGAGGCTTCAAATACGCGCCATTGGTCGCTACCGATGTGTGCCGAATGGTCTCCGGGCTCTTAGCAGCCTGA
- a CDS encoding SidA/IucD/PvdA family monooxygenase gives MTYTSVDLLGIGFGPAGISFAAAIEDHIEATGTSPVGSFRFLEAGSDCRWQGELLFRHADINHSALRDLVTPRNPRSFYSFANYLKKKGRLYSFGLTGRPVNRIEWSDYVAWAGELLAGNTSFGTAVTALTPSAEVDGKWTRIRARTSTGEEIEAGRLVLSTGARPNIPEIYRPHLGARVFHTGEFATRVNAIADPSTVRRVAVIGSGMSAGEIALDFRTRFPESDVHCVHRSHGFRLNDLSNFSSEVYSPAETDYVHGLPREARKAILAESWQTNYAGLDADGSSELYNTMYLDEVEGRPRIFMEKRTHVTAVDVEGQNVVLSLRDPHTGEGKSLSFDLVVIATGFRVDPMAGPLGDLAEHIELDADGMPVVSRAYKVATKPSMGAEIYLNGQCEHSHGISDAQSFSLLADRSGWILEDMMAPEIRAAPAVRQPAEVG, from the coding sequence ATGACATACACTTCCGTCGATCTGCTAGGCATCGGCTTCGGTCCTGCAGGGATCAGCTTTGCAGCCGCGATCGAAGACCACATCGAAGCCACCGGAACGTCGCCCGTCGGCAGTTTCCGGTTCCTGGAGGCCGGCTCGGATTGCCGCTGGCAGGGCGAATTGCTGTTCCGCCATGCCGATATCAATCACAGTGCGCTGCGCGACCTGGTGACACCGCGGAACCCCCGCAGCTTCTATTCCTTCGCGAACTATCTCAAGAAAAAGGGGCGGCTGTATTCTTTCGGTCTGACCGGACGCCCGGTGAACCGGATCGAATGGTCCGACTATGTCGCCTGGGCCGGGGAGCTGTTGGCGGGCAACACGTCTTTCGGTACCGCCGTGACCGCATTGACTCCGTCGGCCGAGGTTGACGGAAAATGGACCCGCATCCGTGCGCGGACATCGACCGGCGAAGAGATCGAGGCCGGCCGGCTGGTCCTGTCGACCGGGGCGCGGCCCAACATCCCCGAAATCTATCGCCCGCATCTGGGCGCGCGGGTGTTCCATACCGGGGAATTCGCCACACGCGTGAACGCCATCGCCGATCCGTCGACGGTGCGCAGGGTGGCGGTGATCGGATCTGGGATGAGCGCCGGTGAGATCGCATTGGATTTCCGGACGCGCTTTCCCGAATCGGATGTGCACTGCGTGCATCGTTCGCACGGATTCCGGCTGAATGACCTGAGCAACTTTTCCTCGGAAGTCTATTCGCCGGCCGAGACCGACTACGTGCACGGCTTGCCGCGTGAAGCACGCAAGGCGATCCTGGCCGAGTCCTGGCAGACGAACTATGCCGGGCTCGATGCCGACGGCAGCTCGGAACTGTACAACACGATGTATCTCGACGAGGTCGAAGGCCGCCCGCGCATCTTCATGGAAAAACGCACGCACGTCACCGCCGTGGATGTCGAAGGTCAGAATGTGGTGCTGTCGCTCCGCGATCCGCATACCGGCGAGGGCAAGTCGCTGAGCTTTGACCTGGTGGTGATCGCGACCGGGTTCCGGGTCGATCCGATGGCGGGGCCGTTGGGGGACCTGGCCGAACATATCGAGCTTGACGCCGACGGCATGCCCGTCGTGAGCCGCGCCTACAAGGTTGCCACCAAACCGAGCATGGGCGCGGAGATTTACCTGAACGGGCAGTGCGAGCATTCGCACGGGATCAGCGACGCGCAGAGCTTCAGCCTGCTTGCCGATCGGTCCGGCTGGATCCTTGAGGACATGATGGCGCCCGAGATCCGCGCCGCTCCGGCGGTCAGGCAACCTGCCGAGGTCGGTTAG
- a CDS encoding DMT family transporter, with the protein MSDVSTDPAAVLPRAGYVFALLSAVCYGSITTFASLSYAAGLEVEHLVISRGVIVAVICFGLAVIGGQSLSLGRIRPLHLAGLALALVATAFCQLGAVQYISVGMTVILFFTFPLFVTLHDMLTGRVRAGYRMFLAPVLALAGIAIATGPGTVGMPDPKGVGLALLAAMAMAASIVLAQRCMATASVFGLGLAGNLLASVLGLALWTASGDAHLPVFEPGQAAIGLVTMAAVGALFGIGILFQFRSIRSIGSTPTSMTLNFEPVVTLAVAAVLIGELLSAAKLLGAGLIIMSVFVSSRAHRQPANTRIAK; encoded by the coding sequence ATGAGCGACGTTTCCACCGATCCCGCCGCGGTGCTTCCACGCGCAGGCTACGTGTTCGCCCTGCTGAGCGCCGTTTGCTACGGCAGCATCACGACTTTCGCGTCGCTGTCCTATGCGGCGGGGCTCGAGGTCGAACACCTGGTCATATCGCGCGGCGTCATCGTGGCGGTGATCTGTTTCGGGCTGGCCGTAATCGGCGGCCAGTCCCTGTCGCTTGGGCGGATCCGACCGCTTCACCTTGCCGGGCTGGCGCTGGCGTTGGTCGCGACGGCCTTCTGCCAGCTCGGGGCGGTACAGTACATTTCGGTCGGCATGACGGTGATCCTGTTCTTTACCTTCCCGCTCTTCGTGACCTTGCACGACATGCTGACCGGGCGGGTGCGGGCAGGGTACCGCATGTTTCTGGCGCCGGTTCTGGCCTTGGCCGGTATCGCCATCGCGACCGGGCCGGGCACCGTCGGCATGCCCGATCCGAAGGGAGTGGGGCTGGCGCTTCTGGCCGCTATGGCCATGGCGGCATCCATCGTGCTGGCGCAACGCTGCATGGCCACCGCTTCGGTTTTCGGGCTGGGGCTGGCCGGCAACCTGTTGGCGTCAGTGTTGGGGCTGGCGCTTTGGACCGCATCGGGCGACGCGCATTTGCCGGTATTCGAACCGGGGCAGGCCGCGATCGGGCTGGTGACGATGGCCGCCGTCGGCGCGCTCTTCGGAATCGGCATCCTGTTCCAGTTCCGCAGCATCCGAAGCATCGGCAGCACGCCCACCTCCATGACCCTGAACTTCGAACCGGTCGTCACGCTCGCCGTCGCGGCCGTCCTGATCGGAGAGCTGCTGAGCGCGGCCAAGCTGCTTGGCGCCGGTCTCATCATAATGTCGGTCTTCGTGTCGTCGCGCGCGCACCGACAGCCAGCGAATACGAGGATAGCCAAATGA